The proteins below come from a single Osmerus mordax isolate fOsmMor3 chromosome 3, fOsmMor3.pri, whole genome shotgun sequence genomic window:
- the LOC136940799 gene encoding small integral membrane protein 10-like protein 3: MAGLSYLVFRFSGSAGRTYGVFSKGLTRTLLIFFDLAWRLRIRFPYLYLIASMMFNVRLQVHIEIH; encoded by the coding sequence ATGGCGGGTCTGTCGTATTTAGTGTTCCGTTTTTCGGGGTCTGCTGGTCGGACTTACGGAGTGTTTTCAAAAGGTTTGACGAGGACTTTGTTGATATTTTTTGATTTGGCATGGCGACTTCGAATCAGATTTCCGTATCTTTACCTTATTGCTTCGATGATGTTCAACGTGCGATTGCAG